From Cystobacter fuscus DSM 2262, one genomic window encodes:
- a CDS encoding DUF5916 domain-containing protein, translating into MMRANDRWVLLAGLFWGAIAWAAAEGPGRNQFIRAVRSSGPVVVDGRLDEDAWARAPVFDGFVQRFPDAGKAPSERTELRILHDDRNVYIAVTCHDSEPALINRSLGRRDSELYADRVLVLLDTTHDHRTAYVFSVSAGGVQADGLHYDDRLYSADWDGVWDAAAGSIESGWVAEFSLPLSMLRFPAAPVQTWGFSVRREIARKNEELESVLNPRTSNAVVSRLGHLTGLEDLKPRRAVELVPYLAVRTVARPQFSDAARPWPRLVDPSLDVGLDLKAALTSDLALTGTLNPDFGQVEADQLLLNLSTFELFFPEKRSFFTQGMELFQPVGGQTMPQTLFYSRRIGLRTPILGAAKLTGTVMPGVQVGLLDALVTGPWLREVDEERPDRRLGLYLTRPLHLGPNDALSTEPAVPMNYLAAVVRAQVGTNSRVGGMVTLATPLTGTCRPEDAALDEALRPLPCLARGGNAAAVDFDLKTADGEYGVLGQLTGSQEVGGLPERTLRDGTVLRRESTGLGGYVRLGRFGGEGFRWELGDDFSSPTLDLNASGFQRTQNEHAPRLALRYQRPNGMGPLKALFANLNAGTGWTTDGRGINRGHWFNLDTSVQLPSFDLIGMELGADIGGWDVRELGGTGVPLEQSSSGFLALSLESNANREVSVGGVVLVSRRLRAGPVAPAWEGLVDVYGTVRLHPALETRLELVLDRTAYAARFIAHLDDDHFILSPLLSESLSLTLRQQWVVTPKLTLQAYAQLFTAYGAYGPYYAGVSDASRRAIHFASLVPVERENTNDFHDVGLNLNLMLRWEYRLGSTLYMVYSRGQQRFPVTGSARPPHTLLPRGLWAGAAQDSLMVKWAWYWGV; encoded by the coding sequence ATGATGCGTGCCAACGACAGGTGGGTGCTGCTGGCGGGACTGTTTTGGGGAGCGATCGCGTGGGCGGCCGCGGAGGGTCCCGGGCGCAATCAGTTCATTCGCGCGGTGCGATCGAGCGGCCCGGTGGTGGTGGACGGCAGGCTGGACGAGGACGCGTGGGCGCGAGCCCCCGTCTTCGACGGTTTCGTGCAGCGCTTCCCGGACGCGGGCAAGGCCCCCAGCGAGCGCACCGAGCTGCGCATCCTCCATGACGACCGGAATGTCTACATCGCCGTCACCTGCCACGACTCGGAGCCGGCGCTCATCAACCGCAGCCTGGGGCGGCGGGACAGTGAGCTGTACGCGGACCGGGTGCTGGTGCTGCTGGACACGACGCACGATCACCGCACGGCCTATGTCTTCTCGGTGAGCGCGGGCGGGGTGCAGGCGGACGGTCTCCACTACGATGATCGGCTGTACAGCGCGGATTGGGACGGGGTGTGGGACGCCGCGGCGGGCAGCATCGAGAGCGGCTGGGTGGCCGAGTTCTCCCTGCCCCTGTCGATGCTGCGCTTCCCCGCGGCGCCGGTGCAGACGTGGGGATTCTCGGTGCGCCGCGAGATCGCCCGCAAGAACGAAGAGCTGGAGTCGGTGCTCAACCCACGCACCAGTAACGCGGTGGTGTCTCGTCTGGGACACCTCACGGGGTTGGAGGACCTGAAGCCACGGCGCGCCGTGGAACTGGTGCCCTACCTGGCGGTGCGCACGGTGGCTCGGCCGCAGTTCTCGGACGCGGCGAGGCCCTGGCCGCGGCTGGTGGATCCCTCGCTGGATGTGGGGCTGGACCTCAAGGCGGCCCTCACCAGCGACCTGGCGCTCACGGGCACGCTCAATCCGGACTTTGGACAGGTGGAGGCCGACCAGCTCCTCCTCAACCTGTCCACGTTCGAGCTCTTCTTCCCGGAAAAGCGCTCTTTCTTCACGCAGGGCATGGAGCTGTTCCAGCCGGTGGGGGGACAGACCATGCCGCAGACGCTCTTCTACTCGCGGCGTATCGGCCTGCGGACACCCATCCTCGGGGCGGCGAAGCTGACGGGCACGGTGATGCCGGGCGTGCAGGTGGGTCTGCTGGACGCGCTCGTCACCGGGCCGTGGCTGCGGGAGGTGGACGAGGAGCGCCCGGATCGGCGCCTGGGCCTGTACCTGACACGCCCCCTGCACCTGGGCCCCAACGACGCACTGTCCACCGAGCCAGCGGTGCCCATGAACTACCTGGCGGCGGTGGTGCGTGCGCAGGTGGGGACGAACTCGCGGGTGGGCGGCATGGTGACGCTGGCCACGCCGCTCACCGGGACCTGCCGTCCGGAGGACGCGGCGCTTGACGAGGCGCTGCGTCCCCTGCCCTGCCTCGCGAGGGGCGGCAACGCCGCGGCGGTGGACTTCGACCTGAAGACGGCGGACGGGGAGTACGGGGTGCTGGGGCAGCTCACGGGCTCGCAAGAGGTGGGAGGGCTGCCCGAGCGCACGCTGCGCGATGGCACCGTGCTGCGCCGGGAAAGCACGGGCCTGGGCGGCTACGTGCGCTTGGGCCGCTTCGGCGGCGAGGGCTTCCGCTGGGAGCTGGGTGACGACTTCTCCTCACCCACGCTGGACCTCAACGCCAGCGGCTTCCAGCGCACGCAGAACGAGCATGCGCCGCGCCTCGCGCTGCGCTACCAGCGCCCCAATGGTATGGGGCCGCTGAAGGCCTTGTTCGCCAATCTGAACGCGGGCACCGGGTGGACCACGGATGGCCGGGGGATCAACAGGGGGCACTGGTTCAACCTCGACACCTCCGTGCAACTGCCGAGCTTCGATCTCATCGGGATGGAGCTGGGCGCGGACATCGGCGGCTGGGACGTGCGCGAGCTGGGCGGCACGGGGGTGCCATTGGAGCAGAGCAGCTCGGGCTTTCTGGCGCTCAGCCTTGAGTCCAACGCGAACCGCGAGGTGTCGGTGGGAGGGGTCGTTCTGGTGTCACGCCGCTTGCGGGCGGGCCCGGTGGCACCCGCGTGGGAAGGGTTGGTGGACGTGTATGGGACAGTGCGGCTCCACCCGGCGCTGGAGACACGGCTGGAGCTGGTCCTGGACCGGACCGCCTATGCCGCGCGCTTCATCGCGCACCTGGACGACGACCACTTCATCCTCAGCCCGCTGTTGTCGGAGTCCTTGTCGTTGACACTGCGGCAACAATGGGTGGTGACGCCGAAGCTGACGTTGCAGGCCTACGCGCAGCTCTTCACCGCCTATGGTGCCTACGGACCCTATTACGCCGGTGTCTCCGACGCGTCTCGGCGGGCCATCCACTTCGCCAGTCTGGTCCCCGTGGA
- a CDS encoding Imm26 family immunity protein: protein MSKRKHIPGAFVRMTLSDGSIGYGRLLESPYAAFYDYRTTGPDSDLDRIASKPILFRIAIRHLALDAWEFIGKRSLDEHLTRPVVQFMQDLGDFRRCTIFDTAGNERDAEPQDCVGLERAAVWEKEGIEERLLDALLKRPSAAEERLKVRLQ from the coding sequence ATGAGTAAGCGGAAGCATATCCCAGGAGCATTCGTCAGGATGACCCTCTCCGATGGCTCCATCGGCTATGGCAGGCTACTTGAGTCGCCATATGCGGCCTTCTACGATTATAGAACCACTGGCCCGGATTCTGATTTGGATAGGATTGCGTCAAAACCCATTCTCTTCAGGATTGCCATCCGCCATCTGGCTCTCGATGCGTGGGAATTCATTGGGAAGAGGTCGCTCGATGAGCATTTGACCCGGCCTGTCGTTCAGTTCATGCAGGACCTGGGAGATTTCCGCCGCTGCACCATCTTCGACACCGCTGGCAATGAGCGGGATGCGGAGCCCCAGGACTGTGTGGGGCTCGAGCGGGCGGCGGTCTGGGAAAAGGAGGGTATTGAGGAGCGCTTGCTCGATGCCCTCCTGAAGCGGCCCAGTGCCGCTGAGGAGCGCCTGAAGGTACGACTGCAATAG
- a CDS encoding pyridoxal phosphate-dependent decarboxylase family protein has protein sequence MEIPELGNRILKHVPPRWISVAERYLQRVPMVRERLAKETDAMLAEMEGSLKPYRGQVSTHTRLPEQGRPREEVLREMEQMNAREQDRWKEGYVSGAVYHGDSEHIDFLNRVYALNSQSNPLHTDLWPSATKFEAEVVAMTAHLLGAAEANAGRAPDEHICGSLSSGGTESIMLATKTYRDYARAERGIEHPEMVAPASAHPAFDKAAHYFGVRMIRVPVAADYRADVQATRKALSRNTVMVIGSAPSFPHGVIDPIEELSELARERGIGFHTDACLGGFVLPWARELGYPVPAFDFRLPGVTSISADTHKFGYAAKGTSVVLYRGTALRSHQYFTSTEWSGGIYFSPTFSGSRPGALIAAAWASLVSTGDAGYREATRRILETADVIKRGIRAIPGLHVLGEPLFVIAFGSDSLNIYQVMDRLSEKGWNLNGLHKPPAVHLCVTQRHTQPGVAERFLADLRAAVEEVRANPNEKGNMAPVYGMAGTVPFRGLVSDLLKKYMDLIYKV, from the coding sequence ATGGAAATTCCCGAGCTTGGAAACCGCATCCTGAAGCACGTCCCGCCCCGATGGATCTCCGTGGCGGAGCGCTACCTGCAACGCGTCCCCATGGTGCGCGAGCGGCTCGCGAAGGAGACCGACGCGATGCTGGCCGAGATGGAAGGGAGCCTGAAGCCCTACCGCGGGCAGGTGTCCACCCACACCCGGCTTCCCGAGCAGGGCCGCCCCCGCGAGGAGGTGCTGCGCGAGATGGAGCAGATGAACGCCCGGGAGCAGGACCGCTGGAAGGAGGGCTACGTGTCGGGGGCCGTCTACCACGGCGACTCCGAGCACATCGACTTCCTCAACCGCGTGTATGCCCTCAACTCGCAGAGCAACCCGCTGCACACGGACCTGTGGCCCAGCGCCACCAAGTTCGAGGCCGAGGTGGTGGCCATGACGGCCCACCTGCTCGGCGCCGCCGAGGCCAACGCGGGCCGGGCCCCGGACGAGCACATCTGCGGCTCGCTCTCCTCCGGTGGCACGGAGAGCATCATGCTCGCCACGAAGACGTACCGGGATTACGCGCGTGCCGAGCGGGGCATCGAGCACCCGGAGATGGTGGCGCCCGCGAGCGCGCACCCCGCCTTCGACAAGGCGGCGCACTACTTCGGCGTGCGGATGATCCGCGTGCCCGTGGCCGCGGACTACCGTGCCGACGTGCAGGCCACGCGCAAGGCGCTCTCCCGCAACACCGTCATGGTCATCGGCTCGGCGCCCTCGTTCCCGCACGGGGTCATCGATCCCATCGAGGAGCTGTCGGAGCTGGCGCGCGAGCGGGGCATCGGCTTCCACACCGACGCGTGCCTGGGTGGCTTCGTGCTGCCGTGGGCGCGCGAGCTGGGCTACCCCGTGCCCGCCTTCGACTTCCGCCTGCCGGGGGTGACGTCCATCTCCGCCGACACGCACAAGTTCGGCTACGCGGCCAAGGGCACGTCCGTGGTGCTCTACCGGGGCACCGCGCTGCGCTCGCACCAGTACTTCACCTCCACCGAGTGGTCCGGCGGCATCTACTTCTCGCCCACCTTCTCCGGCAGCCGTCCGGGAGCCCTCATCGCGGCGGCCTGGGCCTCGCTCGTGTCCACGGGCGACGCGGGCTACCGCGAGGCCACCCGGCGCATCCTGGAGACGGCGGACGTCATCAAGCGTGGCATCCGCGCCATCCCCGGCCTGCACGTGCTCGGCGAGCCGCTCTTCGTCATCGCCTTCGGCTCGGACAGCCTGAACATCTATCAAGTGATGGATCGGCTGAGCGAGAAGGGCTGGAACCTCAACGGCCTGCACAAGCCACCCGCGGTGCACCTGTGTGTGACCCAGCGCCACACCCAGCCCGGCGTGGCCGAGCGCTTCCTCGCGGACCTGCGCGCCGCCGTGGAGGAGGTCCGCGCGAATCCGAACGAGAAGGGAAACATGGCGCCCGTGTACGGCATGGCCGGCACCGTGCCCTTCCGGGGGCTCGTGAGCGACCTGCTCAAGAAATACATGGATCTCATCTACAAGGTCTGA
- a CDS encoding xylulokinase, with translation MSSSGNASILAIDLGTSAVKLAAVTLRGKILGGTEESLDLQLLPDGGAEQDPESWWAAIVRGTRRLLESGAIPAADIVAVNVSSQWSGTVAVDAHGKPLRPALLWMDSRGREHVRRAAHGLVSVEGYSLRKALTWLHICGGAPTLSGKDPVGHILYLQNEHPEIYRDTYKFLEPKDWLNQRLSGRMVSSHDSITLHWVTDNRDLAHIDYDNGLLRMTGLSREKLPDLVPAATVLGPLQPEAARALGLSDSVQVISGAPDILAAAVGSGAVRNHEAHLCIGTSSWVSCHVPTKKTDIFHQLGSIPSALPGRYLLTNEQESAGICLSYLKDHILFGPESAPQDSAERYAMLVREAERIPAGSDQLIFLPWLNGERSPVDDSTLRGGFLNQSLKTTRGHFVRAVMEGVAYNSRWLFSYVEKAAGHTLNPVRIIGGGARSPLWCQIHADVLGRTIQQVDEPVLANTRGAAFQAAVALGRLSVDEIPSLVPIAHTFEPDPRNRALYDELFDEFLNIYKNNKAIFARLNRKRSA, from the coding sequence GTGAGCTCCTCCGGTAACGCCTCCATCCTGGCCATCGATCTCGGGACCTCGGCCGTGAAGCTGGCCGCCGTCACCCTGCGCGGGAAGATCCTCGGGGGTACCGAGGAATCCCTCGACCTCCAACTCCTCCCCGACGGCGGCGCCGAACAGGACCCGGAATCCTGGTGGGCCGCCATCGTCCGCGGCACGCGGCGCCTGCTGGAGTCGGGCGCCATCCCGGCCGCCGACATCGTCGCCGTCAACGTCAGCTCCCAGTGGTCCGGCACCGTCGCCGTCGACGCCCACGGCAAGCCCCTGCGGCCCGCCCTGCTCTGGATGGACTCGCGCGGACGCGAGCACGTGCGGCGCGCCGCCCATGGGTTGGTGTCCGTCGAGGGTTATAGCCTGCGCAAGGCCCTCACCTGGCTGCACATCTGTGGCGGCGCGCCCACCCTCTCCGGCAAGGATCCGGTCGGCCACATCCTGTACCTCCAGAACGAGCACCCCGAGATCTACCGCGACACCTACAAGTTCCTCGAGCCCAAGGACTGGCTCAACCAGCGCCTGAGCGGCCGCATGGTGTCCTCCCATGACTCCATCACCCTGCACTGGGTGACGGACAACCGCGACCTGGCGCACATCGACTACGACAACGGCCTGCTGCGCATGACGGGCCTGTCGCGCGAGAAGCTGCCCGACCTCGTCCCCGCCGCCACGGTGCTCGGGCCGCTCCAACCCGAGGCCGCCCGGGCCCTGGGACTGAGCGACTCGGTGCAGGTCATCTCCGGCGCCCCGGACATCCTCGCGGCCGCGGTGGGCTCGGGCGCCGTGCGCAACCACGAGGCCCACCTGTGCATCGGCACGTCCTCCTGGGTGAGCTGCCACGTGCCCACCAAGAAGACCGACATCTTCCACCAGTTGGGCAGCATCCCCTCGGCGCTCCCGGGCCGCTACCTGCTCACCAACGAGCAGGAGTCCGCCGGCATCTGCCTGTCCTACCTCAAGGATCACATCCTCTTCGGCCCCGAGAGCGCCCCCCAGGACTCCGCCGAGCGCTACGCGATGCTCGTCCGGGAGGCCGAGCGCATCCCCGCCGGGAGTGATCAGCTCATCTTCCTGCCCTGGCTCAACGGCGAGCGCAGCCCGGTGGATGACTCCACGCTGCGTGGCGGTTTCCTCAACCAGTCCCTCAAGACGACCCGGGGACACTTCGTGCGCGCCGTGATGGAAGGCGTGGCCTACAACTCGCGCTGGCTCTTCTCCTACGTGGAGAAGGCCGCCGGCCACACCCTGAATCCCGTGCGCATCATCGGAGGCGGCGCCCGCTCACCGCTGTGGTGTCAGATCCACGCGGACGTGCTCGGCCGGACCATTCAACAGGTGGACGAGCCCGTGCTCGCCAACACCCGGGGAGCGGCCTTCCAGGCGGCGGTGGCGCTCGGGCGGCTGAGCGTGGACGAAATCCCCTCGCTGGTGCCCATCGCGCATACCTTCGAGCCGGACCCGCGCAACCGGGCCCTCTACGACGAGCTGTTCGACGAATTCCTCAACATCTACAAGAACAACAAGGCCATCTTCGCGCGCCTCAACCGCAAGCGCAGCGCGTGA